One stretch of Candidatus Zixiibacteriota bacterium DNA includes these proteins:
- a CDS encoding M20/M25/M40 family metallo-hydrolase: MIKNLFFVIVFILSIIHPGKGADLYLVKIDNQERLNAAKEIAGTARGMVGESFLADLTALQADQLNRAGVSIEMVMRDYSGRGLFLITPVSSKIVSPPSNIKVIYSHGGNYLAELKEDKVEWLQQNGFEAQPIGEKETPFFCHPPDVSVPSFDSYPCDTLANLISMDSLYSYVHRLELFQSRYVASDSLASARDWIVSKFHEFGYDSVVLDEFTYDGKPYHNVICVKTGIANPSRYIVIGGHYDSRSSDSDPAIWAPGADDNASGTAAVLELARILKDAAFNNSILFTAFSAEEVNLVGSTHMAMEMYTAGSDINFMLNFDMIGYTKRDADSVIFRGSTRRYIFADACLRLVEGLTPYTWITGVMSTDERPFAEMGYPIVGAMEFDFNSNNYHSSTDISDSLNFPYMEKILKASSAALGVIDNASPPVHFRPYDVGDGHTIRVILDSCDASLSYQILYSTSRSVVFGLPFDYSIDFPPGAYYCDIPGLGEYTTYYMSVKSIDAMGYHSIEFIVDSLYPLHYPRQPQLLSVYPEGQSIVINWRQNLELDMNHYQVLRKDSLNDWTIIGNNITDTSYRDSDLDSHMVYTYVVKAVDNDSYASYASIEGSAVMATFDWPLLFAEETDSSGINPSNYTQQIFYDSIFTGYAHNTYIIDSTLPPLAYNQLSQYKTLYYFDDDNIEHLLNYSLNSINWFLTYPNNMLLAGFQSVFSVTGNSFFYPGNSFYDEFGLSRVENCPTARFIQPVTQGDWPELELKDDAAYYGNLPGISIFEGSPYAKVIYRFKSNPPGIYFDGKPVGIVYDSGHGKRVVLGFPIYYLTVPSAQALLAKVQEYFSQPPIYGDANHDDIINVLDITFLINYLYKGGSAPFILNNADPNADCRINLRDITYLINFLYKSGPAPKIGCM; encoded by the coding sequence ATGATTAAGAATTTGTTCTTTGTGATTGTCTTCATTTTATCGATTATCCACCCAGGAAAAGGGGCTGACCTGTATTTGGTGAAAATTGACAATCAGGAAAGACTCAACGCCGCCAAAGAAATCGCAGGAACTGCGCGAGGTATGGTAGGAGAATCATTTTTGGCCGACCTTACCGCCTTACAGGCAGACCAGCTCAACCGTGCTGGAGTGTCTATTGAGATGGTGATGAGAGACTATTCTGGCAGAGGCCTTTTTCTCATAACACCTGTTTCTTCAAAAATCGTTTCACCTCCCTCAAATATCAAGGTGATATACTCTCATGGAGGCAATTATCTTGCGGAACTCAAAGAAGATAAAGTGGAATGGCTTCAACAGAATGGTTTCGAAGCTCAACCAATTGGGGAAAAGGAAACCCCTTTCTTCTGCCACCCGCCTGACGTATCCGTCCCCTCATTTGATAGCTACCCGTGCGACACCCTTGCCAACCTGATAAGCATGGATTCCCTATATAGCTATGTGCATCGGCTCGAGTTATTCCAATCTCGTTATGTAGCCTCGGATTCTCTGGCATCGGCAAGAGATTGGATTGTAAGCAAATTTCATGAATTCGGATACGACTCGGTTGTCCTCGATGAATTTACTTATGATGGAAAGCCATATCATAATGTGATTTGCGTCAAAACCGGAATTGCCAATCCATCGCGATATATTGTCATTGGTGGGCATTATGATTCCCGCAGTAGCGATTCGGACCCAGCCATTTGGGCTCCCGGCGCTGACGATAACGCGAGCGGCACCGCCGCTGTTCTTGAATTGGCTCGAATTCTGAAAGACGCCGCTTTCAATAATTCAATACTTTTCACCGCTTTTTCTGCTGAGGAAGTAAACCTGGTAGGCTCCACTCACATGGCCATGGAAATGTATACCGCCGGTTCAGACATAAATTTCATGCTGAACTTTGATATGATAGGATATACCAAACGTGATGCTGACTCTGTAATATTCCGCGGTTCTACCAGACGATATATTTTTGCCGATGCCTGCCTGCGCCTCGTTGAAGGATTGACACCCTATACTTGGATTACTGGTGTTATGAGCACTGATGAGCGTCCATTCGCCGAAATGGGATATCCAATTGTCGGTGCGATGGAATTTGATTTTAATAGCAATAATTACCATAGTAGCACCGATATATCCGACAGCCTCAATTTTCCCTACATGGAGAAGATTTTGAAAGCTTCAAGCGCCGCTTTGGGCGTCATTGATAACGCATCTCCACCTGTTCATTTTCGTCCATATGATGTCGGTGATGGCCACACAATCCGTGTCATACTGGACAGTTGTGATGCATCATTATCCTATCAAATCCTCTACTCCACTTCGAGGTCAGTCGTTTTCGGCCTTCCCTTTGATTATAGTATCGATTTCCCACCGGGGGCATATTACTGTGATATTCCCGGCCTCGGGGAATACACGACTTATTATATGTCCGTAAAGTCCATTGATGCCATGGGTTATCACAGCATTGAATTTATTGTGGATTCCCTTTACCCTCTCCATTACCCTCGGCAACCTCAATTGCTATCAGTCTATCCTGAAGGGCAGAGCATAGTCATTAATTGGCGACAGAATTTGGAACTGGATATGAATCACTATCAGGTGCTCAGAAAAGATTCGCTGAATGATTGGACAATAATCGGCAACAATATTACCGATACCAGCTATAGAGATTCCGATCTTGATTCACATATGGTCTACACCTATGTGGTAAAGGCAGTTGATAATGATAGTTATGCTTCATATGCCTCTATTGAGGGCAGCGCTGTCATGGCCACATTCGACTGGCCGTTATTATTTGCTGAGGAAACCGATTCCAGCGGGATAAATCCTTCCAATTATACTCAGCAAATATTTTATGATAGTATCTTTACAGGATATGCTCATAATACATATATAATCGACTCCACCCTACCTCCTTTGGCATACAATCAATTATCTCAATATAAAACCCTATATTATTTTGATGACGACAACATAGAGCATTTACTGAACTACTCATTAAATTCGATCAATTGGTTTCTGACGTATCCGAACAACATGCTTCTGGCCGGATTCCAATCGGTGTTTTCAGTTACAGGAAACAGCTTCTTCTACCCGGGGAATTCTTTCTATGATGAATTTGGGTTATCACGTGTAGAAAATTGCCCCACCGCACGGTTTATTCAACCGGTGACCCAGGGTGATTGGCCGGAACTGGAATTGAAAGACGATGCAGCATACTATGGGAATCTCCCGGGTATTTCTATTTTTGAGGGTTCGCCCTATGCGAAAGTAATCTATCGATTCAAATCCAACCCTCCGGGAATATACTTCGATGGTAAGCCGGTTGGAATTGTTTATGATTCCGGTCACGGTAAGAGGGTGGTTCTGGGATTCCCGATTTATTATTTGACTGTCCCCAGCGCCCAGGCTTTGCTCGCCAAGGTACAGGAATATTTTTCACAGCCGCCAATTTACGGTGATGCCAACCATGATGACATCATTAACGTTTTAGACATAACCTTTTTAATCAATTACCTCTATAAAGGCGGCTCCGCGCCCTTTATCCTGAACAATGCCGACCCCAATGCTGACTGCCGAATCAACCTGCGTGATATAACCTACTTGATTAATTTCCTGTATAAAAGCGGCCCGGCGCCGAAGATCGGGTGCATGTAA